A window from Myripristis murdjan chromosome 11, fMyrMur1.1, whole genome shotgun sequence encodes these proteins:
- the utp23 gene encoding rRNA-processing protein UTP23 homolog: protein MKIKRQKQAKKTISFYKYNFSFREPFQILIDGTFCQAALKNKIQIKEQMPKYLMGEVQLCTTNCALKELESLGKELYGAKIILQRFQVRSCKHFKSPVPASECLLSMLEDTNPHHYFVATQDHEVTAGLKKIPGVPLLYIILNTIVLDKPSQSSLDHVQAVQMGELITPAQQQSIRSLKEEQGIGQNEGERRGKKRKRKQSNPNPLSCLKKKKKGLPTPSLKKTDGEKKRSRHRRRGKHGVESAPAAPVTS, encoded by the exons ATGAAGATCAAGCGGCAGAAACAAGCCAAGAAAACCATCAGCTTCTACAAATACAACTTCAGCTTCAGGGAGCCGTTTCAGATCCTCATCGACGGCACGTTTTGCCAGGCGGCCTTGAAAAACAAGATCCAGATTAAGGAGCAGATGCCGAAGTACCTGATGGGCGAGGTGCAGCTCTGCACCACCAA CTGCGCCCTGAAGGAGCTGGAGTCCCTGGGAAAGGAGCTGTACGGGGCCAAAATCATCCTGCAGAGGTTCCAGGTCAGGAGCTGTAAGCATTTCAAGAGCCCCGTCCCTGCCTCAGAGTGTCTGCTGTCCATGCTGGAGGACACCAACCCACACCACTACTTTGTCGCCACGCAG GACCATGAGGTGACAGCGGGCCTGAAGAAGATCCCAGGGGTGCCTCTGCTCTACATCATCCTCAACACCATCGTGCTGGACAAGCCCAGCCAGTCGTCCCTCGACCACGTCCAGGCCGTCCAGATGGGAGAGCTGATCACCCCGGCCCAGCAGCAGAGCATCCGCAGCCTGAAGGAGGAGCAGGGCATTGGCCAGAACGAGGGAGAGAGGCGGGGCAAGAAGCGCAAGAGGAAACAGAGCAACCCCAACCCTCTGAGCTgcctgaagaagaagaagaaagggctGCCCACGCcgtcactgaaaaaaacagacGGGGAGAAGAAAAGGAGTCGGCACAGAAGACGTGGAAAGCATGGAGTTGAGAGCGCGCCGGCAGCCCCAGTCACAAGTTAA
- the rnf5 gene encoding E3 ubiquitin-protein ligase RNF5, translating into MAAADPRSSSDGGPASRGGFPAGESSNDRDGAAGGSGGEGERERDRATFECNICLDTARDAVISMCGHLFCWPCLHQWLETRPSRQQCPVCKAGISREKVIPLYGRGSSSQEDPRLKTPPRPQGQRTEPESRGGPFQGFSDTGFHMSFGIGAFPFGFFTTVFNTNDPFHRADQYAGDHQGNGNLNNGNNNWQDSLFLFVAIFFFFWLLSV; encoded by the exons ATGGCGGCGGCGGATCCCCGGTCCTCGAGTGACGGCGGGCCCGCCAGCAGGGGAGGCTTCCCGGCCGGGGAGAGCAGCAACGACCGCGACGGAGCGGCGGGGGGCAGCGGCGGAGAGGGCGAGCGGGAGCGGGACCGGGCCACCTTCGAGTGCAACATCTGCCTGGACACGGCCCGGGACGCTGTCATCAGCATGTGCGGCCACTTGTTCTG ctgGCCCTGCCTTCATCAA tggctGGAGACGCGGCCCAGCAGACAGCAGTGCCCTGTGTGCAAAGCTGGAATCAGCAGGGAGAAAGTGATCCCGCTCTATGGCAGGGGGAGCTCCAGCCAGGAGGACCCCAG GTTGAAAACTCCACCTCGGCCTCAGGGACAGAGAACAGAGCCGGAGAGTAGAGGCGGG ccATTTCAGGGTTTCAGCGACACTGGTTTTCACATGTCTTTTGGCATTGGTGCTTTCCCCTTCGGCTTCTTCACCACAGTCTTCAACACCAACGACCCCTTTCACAGAGCAG ACCAGTATGCGGGTGATCACCAAGGCAACGGTAACCTCaacaatggcaacaacaacTGGCAAgactccctcttcctcttcgtggccatcttcttcttcttctggctGCTGAGCGTGTGA